In Cucurbita pepo subsp. pepo cultivar mu-cu-16 chromosome LG04, ASM280686v2, whole genome shotgun sequence, the following are encoded in one genomic region:
- the LOC111793522 gene encoding uncharacterized protein LOC111793522 isoform X3, with protein MEESESEIRIKTLTGESLTISISGNRTIEDLKLLLRKNFPSATVSPNFHLFSKGTKLKPQSEISACRIDKGEFLVLIPFTKKESSKPQLRDQYVQGSSVSGGSSISQFADSAWSDMVQDLSYLHDCSVQGREGNGLESERGNFETGGVDAELAATCSTGSSSLKAKGKKGFVCNDSNGILDDILRNLLSSPTVAFLSEYNCENLIKFLESVDCLSDPRNEKCLLAKQANSRSGNRKAPNRTHCSSCLCPVWLKKIMKAFAFLNVLSMFAQLREEIITASRLEQAMDLLQKHGITLRMEDMKHLSLLCPKVVHFASGTLEDSYDDKIIIVIYLTAQNSRWTADNTAYKLSKAPTDITPLKRREKSFKFHLWDAIKGHMLRHGSRSEICVSFSLEDLITSKASAVDGNEAKRAKKSDMASSSSKSDRVQCHDTSKLLPENMVEHLEKGIGSEGQIVHVEDIAARKANYVEIPEELSNNVISALKCIGVAKLYSHQTRSIEASLAGNHVAVATMTSSGKSLCYNLPVLESMSQDVSSCALYLFPTKALAQDQLRSLLVMMKGFNADLNIGVYDGDTSQSDRILLRDNARLLITNPDMLHLSILPQHRQFSRILSNLRFIVIDEAHTYKGAFGCHTALIMRRLRRLCSHVYGSDPSFIFCTATSANPRQHCMELGSLSSLELIENDGSPSARKLFILWNPIMASKSSQRGIDSLQSTEKNANFRNPSPIVDIARLFAEMVQHGLRCIAFCKTRKLCELVLCYTREILKERAPHLVQSVCAYRAGYTAECIFKMEQDRRRIESDFFGGNLCGVAATNALELGIDVGHIDATLHLGFPGSIASLWQQAGRAGRREKTSLSVYVAFEGPLDQYFMKHPEKLFGSPIECCHIDAENQQVLEQHLLCAAYEHPVCMVYDQNLFGPGLNTALVSLKSRGDLIPAPSCGSSKSIWTYIGKEKIPSRSVSIRAIEAERYKVVDQHRNEVLEEIEESTAFFQVYEGAVYMHQGRTYLIKSLNLSTMLAFCEEADLKYYTKTRDYTDIHVIGGSLAYPRRAPNIPLLKTTAQANDCRVTSTWFGFYRIWKGSNQIFDTVDLSLPKYSYNSQAVWIPVPLSIKEEVKRKNYDFRAGLHAASHALLNVVPLRIICNMSDLAPECANPHDSRYFPERILLYDQHPGGTGMSLQSCCMLL; from the exons ATGGAGGAGAGTGAGAGTGAAATCCGAATCAAAACCCTAACCGGAGAATCACTGACCATCTCCATTTCCGGCAACAGAACAATTGAGGACCTTAAACTTCTACTCAGGAAGAATTTCCCCTCTGCCACCGTTTCCCCCAATTTTCACCTCTTTTCTAAG GGTACTAAGTTGAAACCGCAGAGTGAAATTAGTGCATGCCGCATTGACAAAGGCGAATTTCTAGTGCTCATTCCATTTACTAAAAAGGAATCTTCCAAGCCCCAACTTCGCGATCAATATGTACAAGGATCCAGTGTTTCGGGCGGAAGCTCAATTTCTCAATTCGCTGATTCTGCATGGTCCGATATGGTGCAGGATTTATCGTATTTACATGACTGTTCTGTTCAAGGGAGAGAGGGAAATGGCCTCGAGAGTGAGAGAGGGAATTTTGAAACTGGAGGTGTTGATGCTGAATTGGCAGCGACATGTAGTACCGGTTCTTCTAGTTTGAAagcaaaagggaaaaagggtTTCGTTTGTAATGACTCGAATGGGATTTTAGATGACATTTTGAGGAACTTGTTATCGTCTCCTACTGTGGCATTTTTAAGCGAATACAATTGTGAAAACTTGATTAAGTTTTTGGAGTCTGTGGATTGTTTATCAGACCCACGTAATGAGAAGTGCTTGTTGGCAAAGCAAGCTAATTCCCGAAGTGGCAACAGAAAAGCGCCAAATAGAACACATTGTTCTTCATGCCTATGTCCAGTGTGGCTGAAGAAGATAATGAAGGCATTTGCTTTCTTAAATGTTCTATCAATGTTTGCTCAACTACGAGAAGAAATTATAACTGCAAGTCGGTTGGAACAAGCAATGGACCTGCTGCAGAAACATGGAATTACGCTTCGTATGGAGGATATGAAGcatctctctcttctctgtcCCAAG GTAGTACATTTTGCAAGTGGCACTTTGGAAGATAGCTATGATGATAAGATTATcattgttatttatttgacCGCACAAAATAGTCGATGGACAGCTGATAATACGG CATATAAACTGTCCAAAGCACCAACAGATATCACTCCATTGAAGAGGCGggaaaaatcatttaaatttcaccTTTGGGATGCTATTAAAGGCCATATG CTTAGACATGGAAGCAGAAGTGAGATATGTGTGTCTTTTTCTTTGGAAGATTTAATTACGTCAAAAGCGTCTGCTGTGGATGGAAATGAAGCGAAGCGAGCAAAAAAAAGTGACATGGCTTCGTCGAGTTCCAAATCTGACCGAGTACAATGTCAT GACACTTCGAAACTCTTACCTGAGAATATGGTTGAACATCTTGAAAAGGGTATTGGATCTGAGGGCCAG ATAGTGCACGTCGAAGATATTGCGGCTAGAAAAGCTAATTATGTGGAAATTCCGGAGGAACTTTCTAATAATGTTATATCAGCACTTAAATGTATTGGAGTAGCAAAGTTGTATAGCCATCAG ACAAGGTCGATAGAAGCCTCCCTGGCTGGAAATCATGTTGCAGTTGCTACAATGACATCAAGTGGAAAATCTCTGTGCTATAACTTGCCAGTTCTTGAATCAATGTCTCAAGATGTCTCATCATGTGCTCTTTACTTATTTCCAACTAAG GCCTTAGCTCAAGATCAACTCAGAAGTTTGCTTGTCATGATGAAAGGGTTTAATGCTGACCTTAACATTGGCGTTTATGATGGTGATACCTCACAGTCTGACCGGATTTTATTGCGTGATAATGCTAGGCTG TTAATCACAAATCCTGATATGCTACATCTATCAATCCTGCCACAGCACAGACAATTTAGTCGGATATTATCAAATCTGCG GTTTATAGTCATTGATGAGGCTCATACTTATAAGGGAGCATTTGGATGTCATACTGCACTAATAATGCGGAGACTTCGCAGGCTTTGCTCTCATG TGTATGGAAGTGATCCTTCTTTTATATTCTGTACAGCAACTTCTGCAAATCCACGCCAACATTGCATG GAACTTGGAAGTCTGTCAAGCTTAGAGCTGATTGAAAATGATGGAAGTCCTTCTGCCAGAAAACTATTCATCCTCTGGAATCCTATTATG GCCTCAAAAAGTTCTCAGAGAGGTATTGATTCTCTGCAGAGTACAGAAAAGAATGCTAATTTCAGAAATCCAAG CCCAATTGTGGACATTGCGAGGCTCTTTGCGGAGATGGTTCAGCATGGACTTCGCTGCATTGCTTTTTGTAAAACTCGTAAACTTTGTGAACTCGTTTTATGCTACAC GCGCGAAATTCTTAAGGAGAGAGCACCCCATCTGGTTCAGTCTGTGTGTGCTTATCGTGCTGGATACACTGCTGAG tgcatatttaaaatggaGCAGGATAGGAGGAGAATAGAGAGTGACTTTTTTGGGGGAAACCTTTGTGGTGTTGCTGCGACAAATGCCCTTGAATTGGGTATTGATGTAGGCCACATTGATGCAACTCTGCATTTGGGCTTTCCTGGTAGTATTGCTAG CTTGTGGCAACAAGCAGGCAGGGCAGGAAGGAGAGAAAAGACTTCTCTTTCTGTATATGTTGCATTTGAAGGGCCTCTTGATCAATATTTCATGAAACACCCTGAAAAACTTTTTGGGAGCCCAATTGAGTGCTGCCATATTGATGCTGAAAACCAACAG GTTCTTGAACAGCATTTGTTGTGTGCTGCATATGAACACCCAGTTTGTATGGTTTATGATCAGAATTTGTTTGGTCCTGGCTTAAACACTGCCCTAGTGTCTCTAAAAAGTAGAGGAGATTTGATTCCTGCACCATCATGTGGTTCATCCAAAAGTATTTGGACTTATATTGGGAAAGAG aaaattcCTTCACGCTCAGTTAGTATCCGAGCGATTGAAGCAGAGAGATACAAAGTTGTAGATCAGCACCGAAATGAAGTTCTCGAAGAGATTGAGGAAAGCACGGCTTTCTTTCAG GTTTATGAAGGTGCTGTTTATATGCATCAAGGACGAACTTATCTGATCAAAAGCTTGAATTTGTCAACTATGCTTGCTTTCTGTGAAGAAGCTGATCTAAAATATTACACAAAAACACGTGATTACACTGACATTCATGTTATTGGTGGTAGTTTG GCCTATCCAAGGAGAGCTCCAAATATTCCGCTCTTAAAAACAACTGCGCAAGCAAATGATTGCAGAGTTACCTCCACTTGGTTTGGTTTCTATCGAATATGGAAAGGAAGTAATCAAATTTTTGACACAGTGGACCTCTCCCTTCCAAAATATTCGTATAACTCTCAG GCAGTTTGGATTCCAGTACCACTATCTATAAAAGAAGAGGTGAAGAGGAAAAACTATGACTTTCGTGCAGGCTTGCATGCTGCTTCGCATGCTCTTCTGAATGTAGTACCATT ACGTATAATTTGCAACATGTCTGACTTGGCTCCTGAATGTGCAAATCCTCATGATTCTCGCTATTTTCCAGAAAGGATTCTGTTGTATGATCAACATCCTGGAGGAACTGGTATGTCACTTCAG AGCTGTTGCATGCTGCTTTAG
- the LOC111793522 gene encoding uncharacterized protein LOC111793522 isoform X4 produces the protein MEESESEIRIKTLTGESLTISISGNRTIEDLKLLLRKNFPSATVSPNFHLFSKGTKLKPQSEISACRIDKGEFLVLIPFTKKESSKPQLRDQYVQGSSVSGGSSISQFADSAWSDMVQDLSYLHDCSVQGREGNGLESERGNFETGGVDAELAATCSTGSSSLKAKGKKGFVCNDSNGILDDILRNLLSSPTVAFLSEYNCENLIKFLESVDCLSDPRNEKCLLAKQANSRSGNRKAPNRTHCSSCLCPVWLKKIMKAFAFLNVLSMFAQLREEIITASRLEQAMDLLQKHGITLRMEDMKHLSLLCPKVVHFASGTLEDSYDDKIIIVIYLTAQNSRWTADNTAYKLSKAPTDITPLKRREKSFKFHLWDAIKGHMLRHGSRSEICVSFSLEDLITSKASAVDGNEAKRAKKSDMASSSSKSDRVQCHDTSKLLPENMVEHLEKGIGSEGQIVHVEDIAARKANYVEIPEELSNNVISALKCIGVAKLYSHQTRSIEASLAGNHVAVATMTSSGKSLCYNLPVLESMSQDVSSCALYLFPTKALAQDQLRSLLVMMKGFNADLNIGVYDGDTSQSDRILLRDNARLLITNPDMLHLSILPQHRQFSRILSNLRFIVIDEAHTYKGAFGCHTALIMRRLRRLCSHVYGSDPSFIFCTATSANPRQHCMELGSLSSLELIENDGSPSARKLFILWNPIMASKSSQRGIDSLQSTEKNANFRNPSPIVDIARLFAEMVQHGLRCIAFCKTRKLCELVLCYTREILKERAPHLVQSVCAYRAGYTAECIFKMEQDRRRIESDFFGGNLCGVAATNALELGIDVGHIDATLHLGFPGSIASLWQQAGRAGRREKTSLSVYVAFEGPLDQYFMKHPEKLFGSPIECCHIDAENQQVLEQHLLCAAYEHPVCMVYDQNLFGPGLNTALVSLKSRGDLIPAPSCGSSKSIWTYIGKEKIPSRSVSIRAIEAERYKVVDQHRNEVLEEIEESTAFFQVYEGAVYMHQGRTYLIKSLNLSTMLAFCEEADLKYYTKTRDYTDIHVIGGSLAYPRRAPNIPLLKTTAQANDCRVTSTWFGFYRIWKGSNQIFDTVDLSLPKYSYNSQVEFKNSGQFGFQYHYL, from the exons ATGGAGGAGAGTGAGAGTGAAATCCGAATCAAAACCCTAACCGGAGAATCACTGACCATCTCCATTTCCGGCAACAGAACAATTGAGGACCTTAAACTTCTACTCAGGAAGAATTTCCCCTCTGCCACCGTTTCCCCCAATTTTCACCTCTTTTCTAAG GGTACTAAGTTGAAACCGCAGAGTGAAATTAGTGCATGCCGCATTGACAAAGGCGAATTTCTAGTGCTCATTCCATTTACTAAAAAGGAATCTTCCAAGCCCCAACTTCGCGATCAATATGTACAAGGATCCAGTGTTTCGGGCGGAAGCTCAATTTCTCAATTCGCTGATTCTGCATGGTCCGATATGGTGCAGGATTTATCGTATTTACATGACTGTTCTGTTCAAGGGAGAGAGGGAAATGGCCTCGAGAGTGAGAGAGGGAATTTTGAAACTGGAGGTGTTGATGCTGAATTGGCAGCGACATGTAGTACCGGTTCTTCTAGTTTGAAagcaaaagggaaaaagggtTTCGTTTGTAATGACTCGAATGGGATTTTAGATGACATTTTGAGGAACTTGTTATCGTCTCCTACTGTGGCATTTTTAAGCGAATACAATTGTGAAAACTTGATTAAGTTTTTGGAGTCTGTGGATTGTTTATCAGACCCACGTAATGAGAAGTGCTTGTTGGCAAAGCAAGCTAATTCCCGAAGTGGCAACAGAAAAGCGCCAAATAGAACACATTGTTCTTCATGCCTATGTCCAGTGTGGCTGAAGAAGATAATGAAGGCATTTGCTTTCTTAAATGTTCTATCAATGTTTGCTCAACTACGAGAAGAAATTATAACTGCAAGTCGGTTGGAACAAGCAATGGACCTGCTGCAGAAACATGGAATTACGCTTCGTATGGAGGATATGAAGcatctctctcttctctgtcCCAAG GTAGTACATTTTGCAAGTGGCACTTTGGAAGATAGCTATGATGATAAGATTATcattgttatttatttgacCGCACAAAATAGTCGATGGACAGCTGATAATACGG CATATAAACTGTCCAAAGCACCAACAGATATCACTCCATTGAAGAGGCGggaaaaatcatttaaatttcaccTTTGGGATGCTATTAAAGGCCATATG CTTAGACATGGAAGCAGAAGTGAGATATGTGTGTCTTTTTCTTTGGAAGATTTAATTACGTCAAAAGCGTCTGCTGTGGATGGAAATGAAGCGAAGCGAGCAAAAAAAAGTGACATGGCTTCGTCGAGTTCCAAATCTGACCGAGTACAATGTCAT GACACTTCGAAACTCTTACCTGAGAATATGGTTGAACATCTTGAAAAGGGTATTGGATCTGAGGGCCAG ATAGTGCACGTCGAAGATATTGCGGCTAGAAAAGCTAATTATGTGGAAATTCCGGAGGAACTTTCTAATAATGTTATATCAGCACTTAAATGTATTGGAGTAGCAAAGTTGTATAGCCATCAG ACAAGGTCGATAGAAGCCTCCCTGGCTGGAAATCATGTTGCAGTTGCTACAATGACATCAAGTGGAAAATCTCTGTGCTATAACTTGCCAGTTCTTGAATCAATGTCTCAAGATGTCTCATCATGTGCTCTTTACTTATTTCCAACTAAG GCCTTAGCTCAAGATCAACTCAGAAGTTTGCTTGTCATGATGAAAGGGTTTAATGCTGACCTTAACATTGGCGTTTATGATGGTGATACCTCACAGTCTGACCGGATTTTATTGCGTGATAATGCTAGGCTG TTAATCACAAATCCTGATATGCTACATCTATCAATCCTGCCACAGCACAGACAATTTAGTCGGATATTATCAAATCTGCG GTTTATAGTCATTGATGAGGCTCATACTTATAAGGGAGCATTTGGATGTCATACTGCACTAATAATGCGGAGACTTCGCAGGCTTTGCTCTCATG TGTATGGAAGTGATCCTTCTTTTATATTCTGTACAGCAACTTCTGCAAATCCACGCCAACATTGCATG GAACTTGGAAGTCTGTCAAGCTTAGAGCTGATTGAAAATGATGGAAGTCCTTCTGCCAGAAAACTATTCATCCTCTGGAATCCTATTATG GCCTCAAAAAGTTCTCAGAGAGGTATTGATTCTCTGCAGAGTACAGAAAAGAATGCTAATTTCAGAAATCCAAG CCCAATTGTGGACATTGCGAGGCTCTTTGCGGAGATGGTTCAGCATGGACTTCGCTGCATTGCTTTTTGTAAAACTCGTAAACTTTGTGAACTCGTTTTATGCTACAC GCGCGAAATTCTTAAGGAGAGAGCACCCCATCTGGTTCAGTCTGTGTGTGCTTATCGTGCTGGATACACTGCTGAG tgcatatttaaaatggaGCAGGATAGGAGGAGAATAGAGAGTGACTTTTTTGGGGGAAACCTTTGTGGTGTTGCTGCGACAAATGCCCTTGAATTGGGTATTGATGTAGGCCACATTGATGCAACTCTGCATTTGGGCTTTCCTGGTAGTATTGCTAG CTTGTGGCAACAAGCAGGCAGGGCAGGAAGGAGAGAAAAGACTTCTCTTTCTGTATATGTTGCATTTGAAGGGCCTCTTGATCAATATTTCATGAAACACCCTGAAAAACTTTTTGGGAGCCCAATTGAGTGCTGCCATATTGATGCTGAAAACCAACAG GTTCTTGAACAGCATTTGTTGTGTGCTGCATATGAACACCCAGTTTGTATGGTTTATGATCAGAATTTGTTTGGTCCTGGCTTAAACACTGCCCTAGTGTCTCTAAAAAGTAGAGGAGATTTGATTCCTGCACCATCATGTGGTTCATCCAAAAGTATTTGGACTTATATTGGGAAAGAG aaaattcCTTCACGCTCAGTTAGTATCCGAGCGATTGAAGCAGAGAGATACAAAGTTGTAGATCAGCACCGAAATGAAGTTCTCGAAGAGATTGAGGAAAGCACGGCTTTCTTTCAG GTTTATGAAGGTGCTGTTTATATGCATCAAGGACGAACTTATCTGATCAAAAGCTTGAATTTGTCAACTATGCTTGCTTTCTGTGAAGAAGCTGATCTAAAATATTACACAAAAACACGTGATTACACTGACATTCATGTTATTGGTGGTAGTTTG GCCTATCCAAGGAGAGCTCCAAATATTCCGCTCTTAAAAACAACTGCGCAAGCAAATGATTGCAGAGTTACCTCCACTTGGTTTGGTTTCTATCGAATATGGAAAGGAAGTAATCAAATTTTTGACACAGTGGACCTCTCCCTTCCAAAATATTCGTATAACTCTCAGGTGGAATTTAAAAACTCAGG GCAGTTTGGATTCCAGTACCACTATCTATAA
- the LOC111793522 gene encoding uncharacterized protein LOC111793522 isoform X1, giving the protein MEESESEIRIKTLTGESLTISISGNRTIEDLKLLLRKNFPSATVSPNFHLFSKGTKLKPQSEISACRIDKGEFLVLIPFTKKESSKPQLRDQYVQGSSVSGGSSISQFADSAWSDMVQDLSYLHDCSVQGREGNGLESERGNFETGGVDAELAATCSTGSSSLKAKGKKGFVCNDSNGILDDILRNLLSSPTVAFLSEYNCENLIKFLESVDCLSDPRNEKCLLAKQANSRSGNRKAPNRTHCSSCLCPVWLKKIMKAFAFLNVLSMFAQLREEIITASRLEQAMDLLQKHGITLRMEDMKHLSLLCPKVVHFASGTLEDSYDDKIIIVIYLTAQNSRWTADNTAYKLSKAPTDITPLKRREKSFKFHLWDAIKGHMLRHGSRSEICVSFSLEDLITSKASAVDGNEAKRAKKSDMASSSSKSDRVQCHDTSKLLPENMVEHLEKGIGSEGQIVHVEDIAARKANYVEIPEELSNNVISALKCIGVAKLYSHQTRSIEASLAGNHVAVATMTSSGKSLCYNLPVLESMSQDVSSCALYLFPTKALAQDQLRSLLVMMKGFNADLNIGVYDGDTSQSDRILLRDNARLLITNPDMLHLSILPQHRQFSRILSNLRFIVIDEAHTYKGAFGCHTALIMRRLRRLCSHVYGSDPSFIFCTATSANPRQHCMELGSLSSLELIENDGSPSARKLFILWNPIMASKSSQRGIDSLQSTEKNANFRNPSPIVDIARLFAEMVQHGLRCIAFCKTRKLCELVLCYTREILKERAPHLVQSVCAYRAGYTAECIFKMEQDRRRIESDFFGGNLCGVAATNALELGIDVGHIDATLHLGFPGSIASLWQQAGRAGRREKTSLSVYVAFEGPLDQYFMKHPEKLFGSPIECCHIDAENQQVLEQHLLCAAYEHPVCMVYDQNLFGPGLNTALVSLKSRGDLIPAPSCGSSKSIWTYIGKEKIPSRSVSIRAIEAERYKVVDQHRNEVLEEIEESTAFFQVYEGAVYMHQGRTYLIKSLNLSTMLAFCEEADLKYYTKTRDYTDIHVIGGSLAYPRRAPNIPLLKTTAQANDCRVTSTWFGFYRIWKGSNQIFDTVDLSLPKYSYNSQAVWIPVPLSIKEEVKRKNYDFRAGLHAASHALLNVVPLRIICNMSDLAPECANPHDSRYFPERILLYDQHPGGTGMSLQIQPVFIELLHAALELLTSCCCFGETGCPNCVQSLACHEYNEVLHKDAASLIIKGVLDAEKTYYSP; this is encoded by the exons ATGGAGGAGAGTGAGAGTGAAATCCGAATCAAAACCCTAACCGGAGAATCACTGACCATCTCCATTTCCGGCAACAGAACAATTGAGGACCTTAAACTTCTACTCAGGAAGAATTTCCCCTCTGCCACCGTTTCCCCCAATTTTCACCTCTTTTCTAAG GGTACTAAGTTGAAACCGCAGAGTGAAATTAGTGCATGCCGCATTGACAAAGGCGAATTTCTAGTGCTCATTCCATTTACTAAAAAGGAATCTTCCAAGCCCCAACTTCGCGATCAATATGTACAAGGATCCAGTGTTTCGGGCGGAAGCTCAATTTCTCAATTCGCTGATTCTGCATGGTCCGATATGGTGCAGGATTTATCGTATTTACATGACTGTTCTGTTCAAGGGAGAGAGGGAAATGGCCTCGAGAGTGAGAGAGGGAATTTTGAAACTGGAGGTGTTGATGCTGAATTGGCAGCGACATGTAGTACCGGTTCTTCTAGTTTGAAagcaaaagggaaaaagggtTTCGTTTGTAATGACTCGAATGGGATTTTAGATGACATTTTGAGGAACTTGTTATCGTCTCCTACTGTGGCATTTTTAAGCGAATACAATTGTGAAAACTTGATTAAGTTTTTGGAGTCTGTGGATTGTTTATCAGACCCACGTAATGAGAAGTGCTTGTTGGCAAAGCAAGCTAATTCCCGAAGTGGCAACAGAAAAGCGCCAAATAGAACACATTGTTCTTCATGCCTATGTCCAGTGTGGCTGAAGAAGATAATGAAGGCATTTGCTTTCTTAAATGTTCTATCAATGTTTGCTCAACTACGAGAAGAAATTATAACTGCAAGTCGGTTGGAACAAGCAATGGACCTGCTGCAGAAACATGGAATTACGCTTCGTATGGAGGATATGAAGcatctctctcttctctgtcCCAAG GTAGTACATTTTGCAAGTGGCACTTTGGAAGATAGCTATGATGATAAGATTATcattgttatttatttgacCGCACAAAATAGTCGATGGACAGCTGATAATACGG CATATAAACTGTCCAAAGCACCAACAGATATCACTCCATTGAAGAGGCGggaaaaatcatttaaatttcaccTTTGGGATGCTATTAAAGGCCATATG CTTAGACATGGAAGCAGAAGTGAGATATGTGTGTCTTTTTCTTTGGAAGATTTAATTACGTCAAAAGCGTCTGCTGTGGATGGAAATGAAGCGAAGCGAGCAAAAAAAAGTGACATGGCTTCGTCGAGTTCCAAATCTGACCGAGTACAATGTCAT GACACTTCGAAACTCTTACCTGAGAATATGGTTGAACATCTTGAAAAGGGTATTGGATCTGAGGGCCAG ATAGTGCACGTCGAAGATATTGCGGCTAGAAAAGCTAATTATGTGGAAATTCCGGAGGAACTTTCTAATAATGTTATATCAGCACTTAAATGTATTGGAGTAGCAAAGTTGTATAGCCATCAG ACAAGGTCGATAGAAGCCTCCCTGGCTGGAAATCATGTTGCAGTTGCTACAATGACATCAAGTGGAAAATCTCTGTGCTATAACTTGCCAGTTCTTGAATCAATGTCTCAAGATGTCTCATCATGTGCTCTTTACTTATTTCCAACTAAG GCCTTAGCTCAAGATCAACTCAGAAGTTTGCTTGTCATGATGAAAGGGTTTAATGCTGACCTTAACATTGGCGTTTATGATGGTGATACCTCACAGTCTGACCGGATTTTATTGCGTGATAATGCTAGGCTG TTAATCACAAATCCTGATATGCTACATCTATCAATCCTGCCACAGCACAGACAATTTAGTCGGATATTATCAAATCTGCG GTTTATAGTCATTGATGAGGCTCATACTTATAAGGGAGCATTTGGATGTCATACTGCACTAATAATGCGGAGACTTCGCAGGCTTTGCTCTCATG TGTATGGAAGTGATCCTTCTTTTATATTCTGTACAGCAACTTCTGCAAATCCACGCCAACATTGCATG GAACTTGGAAGTCTGTCAAGCTTAGAGCTGATTGAAAATGATGGAAGTCCTTCTGCCAGAAAACTATTCATCCTCTGGAATCCTATTATG GCCTCAAAAAGTTCTCAGAGAGGTATTGATTCTCTGCAGAGTACAGAAAAGAATGCTAATTTCAGAAATCCAAG CCCAATTGTGGACATTGCGAGGCTCTTTGCGGAGATGGTTCAGCATGGACTTCGCTGCATTGCTTTTTGTAAAACTCGTAAACTTTGTGAACTCGTTTTATGCTACAC GCGCGAAATTCTTAAGGAGAGAGCACCCCATCTGGTTCAGTCTGTGTGTGCTTATCGTGCTGGATACACTGCTGAG tgcatatttaaaatggaGCAGGATAGGAGGAGAATAGAGAGTGACTTTTTTGGGGGAAACCTTTGTGGTGTTGCTGCGACAAATGCCCTTGAATTGGGTATTGATGTAGGCCACATTGATGCAACTCTGCATTTGGGCTTTCCTGGTAGTATTGCTAG CTTGTGGCAACAAGCAGGCAGGGCAGGAAGGAGAGAAAAGACTTCTCTTTCTGTATATGTTGCATTTGAAGGGCCTCTTGATCAATATTTCATGAAACACCCTGAAAAACTTTTTGGGAGCCCAATTGAGTGCTGCCATATTGATGCTGAAAACCAACAG GTTCTTGAACAGCATTTGTTGTGTGCTGCATATGAACACCCAGTTTGTATGGTTTATGATCAGAATTTGTTTGGTCCTGGCTTAAACACTGCCCTAGTGTCTCTAAAAAGTAGAGGAGATTTGATTCCTGCACCATCATGTGGTTCATCCAAAAGTATTTGGACTTATATTGGGAAAGAG aaaattcCTTCACGCTCAGTTAGTATCCGAGCGATTGAAGCAGAGAGATACAAAGTTGTAGATCAGCACCGAAATGAAGTTCTCGAAGAGATTGAGGAAAGCACGGCTTTCTTTCAG GTTTATGAAGGTGCTGTTTATATGCATCAAGGACGAACTTATCTGATCAAAAGCTTGAATTTGTCAACTATGCTTGCTTTCTGTGAAGAAGCTGATCTAAAATATTACACAAAAACACGTGATTACACTGACATTCATGTTATTGGTGGTAGTTTG GCCTATCCAAGGAGAGCTCCAAATATTCCGCTCTTAAAAACAACTGCGCAAGCAAATGATTGCAGAGTTACCTCCACTTGGTTTGGTTTCTATCGAATATGGAAAGGAAGTAATCAAATTTTTGACACAGTGGACCTCTCCCTTCCAAAATATTCGTATAACTCTCAG GCAGTTTGGATTCCAGTACCACTATCTATAAAAGAAGAGGTGAAGAGGAAAAACTATGACTTTCGTGCAGGCTTGCATGCTGCTTCGCATGCTCTTCTGAATGTAGTACCATT ACGTATAATTTGCAACATGTCTGACTTGGCTCCTGAATGTGCAAATCCTCATGATTCTCGCTATTTTCCAGAAAGGATTCTGTTGTATGATCAACATCCTGGAGGAACTGGTATGTCACTTCAG ATTCAACCCGTTTTCATAGAGCTGTTGCATGCTGCTTTAGAACTTCTCACCTCTTGCTGCTGCTTCGGAGAGACCGGCTGCCCTAATTGTGTTCAA AGTCTGGCCTGTCACGAATACAACGAGGTTTTACACAAGGATGCAGCCAGTTTAATTATCAAG GGTGTTCTGGATGCAGAGAAAACATATTACAG CCCGTAG